The Musa acuminata AAA Group cultivar baxijiao chromosome BXJ2-5, Cavendish_Baxijiao_AAA, whole genome shotgun sequence genomic interval AAGAAGGGGATTAGGTCACCAGATCTGTGCGTTTAGTGCAGTTGTGCTTGCAGATTATTGTGTAATATTTGGACTAAGATTGTGGATTAGGTAAGTTAGGGCAAACAAAATCCAGAAGGAGTATATTACAAATTTGGAATTTATGCACTTGAATTTAGTATGAGCTCTCCATAAGACCATAATGcatagaatttatgcatttgaattTAGTATAGGGTTGTCCATTATGCACTTGAATTTTCAAGGGTTATTATGGATCGTATTAGTAACGATTAACAATATTGTGGTATAGAGAAAAAGTATAACATTAATTACATACGATCGttttgactcgcattgatagtcggACTTAATGtggtaatttattttttatgattttgaattattttatatcttaccaattaatgggtcaagtgaaagaatgttagattatgtgactaTGTTTAattggataaaatatattataaattgattGAATTCTGATTATGTTTATCAGTCAATAGAAAGGAAGTTCATTTATGGTAGGATTCTTTAAGAGATAATCTTGATAAGAGGGACTCTCCTAATCACTTATCCTAGACCttctacttttacttataaatagACACATCTTAAGGACACAATACAATATAGAGAAGAGATTACAGATCTACTTTTATCTCTCCTTAGGCCATATTTCATCGTTTATAGTGGGCCTACAAAAGAGGAGAAGATGAGTTCAGTTCTCTTTTCATATTGGTATTGTTGCTTTCTTCAGATTGGACGATGGTACATTTGCAGATCAAGAAAAAGGTATTCtgaatgacatcaaaaggtacgcaatcTCGATCttgatctatcattatttgattttgattcagatattaaaattatttcgcATAACAGCAACATAATTACAGTTTTATACAATAGGAAATCAACTCATACAATATATCAGTTGACAGATTAAATCTTGTTTGATCTAAGTTGTACTTGTTTAGAAATGAGATTATACATAGTAACATAGGTCTCTCAATGCCATGGGATATCAGTTTACATGAATAAACTAGGTGGCTGGGTTTGTCATTTAGTTTATTTTTGGGTTTGGTATGTTTAATTTCTTGGCATGAAGATTATAGAGGTTATGCCTATTATGGCAGCTGGAGCATGATGGCTGTCATTGCCCTCTGTGGTTTATATGGTTGGATGGCTTATTACATGTAAAACATGCACACATGTTATGTTTTACAATTTAATTTGAATTTTCATGTGCACAAGTATCAAGAGTATGATTATACTCCTTTACCTGAGTACAGTTCTTAAGTAGAAACACTGTTTGATTAATTAATTACATGAAGTTGCTTCATGCTGCATGTATACCATAGAGGATATAATAGCTGATCGGAAGAAATATAATGTATAATGTTAACTCTTAAAGGACAAGATCATAATCTGAACATCTTTTATGTATAGTAGTTTCTCATTAATAGTGCCCAGATATTTTTACAAGTGGATCTTACTCTATGTTTTAAGCATAATATTATCTTTGCTTTAGAGTAGGTAATAGTTGGTTGGTCAGACTTCTTTTTGCCTTTTAGCTTACCTTGAGACGTGAACCTGTATATGCTTTAAATGCCTAGAAAATCTTCTGTCCAGATAACTCTTGAAATTATTCATGCAAATGCAGTaaggaaattatttttttgttttgttcagtCACTATATATTAAATAGTCATCTCATCCTCTCGATCAGTGAGTAATATCCAGTTAACTTTTGATATGGACCTGAGGCAGTGTCAGGAAACTTTTCTAACATAAACCTATTGTTTGACAGGAGACTCCAGCAAATTGTAAAGCTCCATTGTTGTGTTTTACCTCAACTCAGAACAAGCCACTTTGGTTGATATAATTTATGCTTTTGTAAGATGTCTCTGAAAATAGAGGACAATGAAGTAGACATCGTCATCGCTGCACTCCGTCCTAACCTTAATACTTTTCTGGAGGAATGGCGAACATTCTTTTCCAATTTCCACCTTATTATTGTAAAAGATCCTAACTTGGAAGAGGACCTTCAGATTCCCCCCGGGTTCGACCATCAGGTGTATACTAAATCTGACATGGACAGAGTTCTAAATGGTGCTTCCATTAACTTCTCTGGACATTCATGCCGCTACTTTGGGTATCTCATTTCTCGAAAGAAATATATAATCTCAATTGATGACGACTGCCTTCCAGCTAGGGACAACTCTGGTGTCATAGTTGATTCTGTGGCACAACACATATCCAACCTCCAGACACCTGCCACTCCGTTCTTCTTCAATACACTCTATGATCCATATCGTCAGGGTGCGGATTTTGTCCGTGGGTACCCATTCAGTTTGCGTGATGGTGTTGAATGCCTGTTATCATGTGGTTTGTGGCTGAACATAGCTGACTATGATGCTCCAACTCAGATTGTCAAGCCACATGAGCGGAACACTCGATATGTAGATGCAGTAATGACTGTTCCGCTCAGGGCAATGATGCCGTTGAGTGGAATAAATATTGGATTCAACAGGGAGGTGCTAGGGCCTGCATTGGTTCCAGGACTGCGGTTAGACGGGGAGGGGAAGCGAAGATGGGAAACTATAGAGGATATATGGTCAGGAATGTGTGCGAAAGTGATTTGCGACCACTTGGGATGTGGTGTGAAGAGTGGGCTGCCTTACGTATGGAGAGGTGTCGGCTCAGACGCAGACAACGCTATGGATAGTCTGAAGAAGGAATGGGAAGGGGTGAAGTTGATGGAGGAGGTAGTTCCCTTCTTCCAGTCTGTGAAGTTCCCGAAGACTGCAGTCACAGCAGCTGATTGTGTGATTGAAATTTCAAGGATGGCAAGGGAGAATCTAGCAAGTCTGAATCCAGTATACGCACAAGCAGCTGATACCATGGAAGCATGGGTCGATCTCTGGAAGGTTGCTGGATCCTGATAGACTGTAAGGTGGTTACTTGTACTCTTCTGATGTTATTTATCTTATTCTCCTTTTCCGCTTTGCCTTATGCAGTTATTTCCGCAGGTCATTTAAATGTCATTTTACTTGACAAAATAAATCTGCTTTATTGCTAGAAGGCGCTTTTTATTTAGTTTTCACTCTCATGGTTGATTTTGTTCTAAATGACATGAATCACactaagataaaaaaaagaagtTAATCAATATTTGCAGATATGTGCAATAGATGGTTTCTTCCTTTTCTCGCAACTTATTTGAAGCAGCAATTATACATCAATTTTTAGTCTAAGCTCTTTACTTACTAAATTTATATCTCCTATTTTATGAGATGAATGCCAACTTACATATCAGTCAGTGCATGATGAAGTGCTCAAGCATCTCAAGAAAATTATTTGTATGGACATTCATGAGCAGCTAAGAAATTAAGAATTTGGGTTGGATACATTGTTATTTTTATGGACATTCAACTGCCATATTATGatcttttgttgtttttgatgTGCACATTATTGGACAAAAGTCTACCGAAGTCTTGTCTCCTTGAACTCTTGAACTAGTCATGAACTCGAATTTTGTAGCTTGTCCTCCGATTTAACGATGTCTGCCACTAAATGATCGTTTTAAGTATTGCTATGTGATATGAATAGATTTGACGATCAATTTAGGCTCCCCATGTGTCATCTGATGGTCATGAGGGCCCAAttaacatgatgatgatgtggcaTCATTGACGCCAACATAGGCAGTCACCGTGTTGATGATGTCGCACCATCTAAGCTCCAATTAGCATGATAtccaagaaaatattttatttcaataCTTACAATGATTCCTCCAATATGTTTTTTTCTTCGGTAAACAGCGGAATTTGAGTCGAAGATGTTGGAACAATCTATCATAGTCTTTAGGGCTAATTACATAGTTAGCTACCTTTAGCGTttcgattttatattttaaaaagttacattaacATCCATAtagttacgaaaataaaatatctaggttCATTTACTCTAATGATATTCGTTTTATCGGTGAAAACACGAAAACaaatagtaaaattataattttaacgtTTGATAGCAGATGATGTTAGTGGTAGCGGATAATGGCGCCACTAGCGTCGATGTTGATGTAGTTGCATGTCTACCTCTAACAACAATAAGGTTTGCTCTCACCACGACGCCACCTACTTCCATGAGGAGCATGTCATCGACCTCATCGTCGTCAGCCCCATGTCGCTCTATATTTGCATCGACATTAATGTTGTTGTCGATGGTGGTGGCTGCTACGACGTCTACGGTGAAGATGGTTATCGCCTTGTTGTTGACTCGTTGGGTAAATCCCAGCCTCAACTCGAAGCTTCAGTCATAAGAGTTCTTGTCGCTCCCCCCGCTGTCGCCTGCCTTGCGTCGTCATCAGGCGAGTGACAATGGGGGGAGCAATAGGAGCTCCGATGACTCTAGCTTCAGGTCAATGCTAGGACCCGTCCAACGACAATGCGGCCACCATCTTCATCTTCGTCATAGAAGCCATGATAGCCACCATCTTCGTCGTAGAAGCCATGGCAATCACAACCATTTGCACCGACATAGTTACCGCTCGACAACTACATTATTGCTAACACAGATATAGAGCAGCACAAGGCGGATGACAATGGGGGGAACGATAAGAGCTCCGACGACTCCAACTTCGGGTCGAGGCTGGAATTTGCCCATCGGGTCAACAACGAGGCAACCACCATCTTCGTCGTAGATGCCACGGCAGCCATCACCATTTGCGTCGATGCTAACACAGTTGTCACTCGGTGGAGGCGACCAAGCAATTGCGTCGACGTCAACATAAATGCAAAGCGACACGGGAGACGATGAGGTTAGCAACGCACTCCTCGTGGAGGCAGGTAACATCGTGATGAGATCTTATCATCGACGAAGGTGGCCAAGCAACTATGTCGACATCGACGCTAGTGACGTCATTGTCTGCCACCACAAACGTTGTTCGTCAccaaacgttaaaattatctttttgctttttattttcatgttctCGTCGATAAATTAATGTCGTTAGGATAAATGAatctaaatgtttcactttcataactatagggatgccaatataactttttaaagtataaggatCAAAACGTTAAAAATAATTAACTacaaaggataatatataattagagtCTTTTAGACTACCCAACACTTTCGAATATGTATTTATCTCCAACTTCTTTGAATTAGCTTCATTCATTTGAGATATTTGCTATCTCAATTGTTAATTTAAGCATTTGAAAGAATTTTAccaaacatcatatctcgatgcaATATCCCTGAACTCGAGAGGGACTTATCAAGCGAGCCAAACATGGAAGAgtagtgaagcattttgaaggggCATTTGGTTTTCAAATAGAGTATTATTATTCATTCGAGAAACAGGTGAAGACAGATCAACTTCCCCTGGAATTGATGATCGTTAGTGACATTATTATCACCTAGTAAAAAGCTTGTGATAGATATTATGTAATGTCGATTGCTTGGATTTAAAATAGTTGATTTTTTTTTGCATGTTAGGGTGAATTGAATATTCGATGCATGTACATACATACCATGAAAGTTAACAAAAGGGGGGCAAGCCCGGACCTGAGCTTCTATAAAATGTCCTGTCCCAACCATAGGACTCTTGAGAGGCGGATGTGATGACTTGGAGGTCTTTAGGGCAGATGCAGGCGTCGTAGGTGCTGTTGATGAAGCAGCAGCAGGTGATGCAAAGACACGTGCAGCTCGTGGAGACATGCATCATAACAACTGTATTCGATGCCGGAGGCCGAGGCAAAGCCTCCAGCAATGTCTTTGGAATCAACAAGCCTGGACCATCAAAGATGTGGAAAATATTCAACATTTGTTGATGCCACACCAATTAGATGAGGGAAGAGATGAAACAAACAAAGAATTTTAGGGCTTTCTCACTTTACGAGGCTTGCAACTCGAGTCATGGCGGCGACATCTTTACTGCCTCCGTATCCCTCTCTTGGGATGCTAGTTGTTTCGCCTTGGCCTCAAAAGATGCAGCGTCATTGGCGGATCCTCCAACAACCTTTGGCATGAGGGAAAGGATTAGTCCGAGACTGTGCCTCCTTCGATTGGGCCTTTGGTAATAACACGACGATCTCTGCAAAAACCTAATCTCTCCTCCATGAGACGGAGAAGAGAGAAAACCTAATCTCTTCTCCGCCTCCATGAGACGGAGAAGAGAGAAAACACTTCTCCACCGCCAAGAAAAGAACGATTCCCAGCATAGGCTCCAAAATTAGGAAAAGAATATCCAATCGAATCCAAAATCGCTCGGCTCCATAGATCAAATATATGCAACATTTGAGAATTTGGGTGCTGCGAACGAAAATTCCATCTGCAACTCCCAAGATTTGACGAAATAAGCCGATGCATCGACTAGTAAACAATAATTCCGATCATTCACCAAAAACTAAAAGATGAAGCAAccggtcaaaaaaaaaaaaaaaccctcgtCGTTGGAAGAGTAAATCGAAGGATAGTTATACGAGGACGCGTGAGCAAGAAAGTAAAAAGAGGATAAATCTAGAAGAAAAAGGAATAAATAATGAGAGTACGCGAACCTTGGCAGAGATTAGACTGGACTTCGGAGGGAGAGGGAAGGAAACTGTGGCGGCAGCGGGGACCTGTCGGGCAGCCGTCGGTGAAGCGAGAAGGGAGGACGACGAAGCCATCGCTGAGATGCGGGGCTGGGTGGCAACCGGAGACGAGCTTGGGGATATGTAAGAGGGAGTTGATTGATGCAGATAAAAGCCGTTGGAACTGACTTGAGGCACGATCTGAGTTGGCACAAAGGGAGGGCTGAGGAGGTGGGCGACACGAACACCTCCTATTGGAGCACCGAAGGGGTGACTTGAGACAGCAGAGAGTCGAGACTGAGCCTGACAAATCCCCATATAACACAACTAAGATTTCTCACCTGCAaccataccttttttttttttggtagcaACAACTAAAGATGGACACTTGCCATGGGACTTCTGCTGAG includes:
- the LOC103986432 gene encoding probable inactive UDP-arabinopyranose mutase 2 — translated: MSLKIEDNEVDIVIAALRPNLNTFLEEWRTFFSNFHLIIVKDPNLEEDLQIPPGFDHQVYTKSDMDRVLNGASINFSGHSCRYFGYLISRKKYIISIDDDCLPARDNSGVIVDSVAQHISNLQTPATPFFFNTLYDPYRQGADFVRGYPFSLRDGVECLLSCGLWLNIADYDAPTQIVKPHERNTRYVDAVMTVPLRAMMPLSGINIGFNREVLGPALVPGLRLDGEGKRRWETIEDIWSGMCAKVICDHLGCGVKSGLPYVWRGVGSDADNAMDSLKKEWEGVKLMEEVVPFFQSVKFPKTAVTAADCVIEISRMARENLASLNPVYAQAADTMEAWVDLWKVAGS